The segment AAAGATGAATCCAATTTGTCGCACAAAACCAGCCAGCTAGAGCTCTATTCgcaacagaacaaaaaaaaccaatgacTTGTGCCGAGACAACGAAGATGCACTGTAGGTCACTGGTTTGTCGTGCGAATTTCCACGAAATGCTGGATGCCgatgtccctgctcgggcgccaatgaaaattcggaagactttttccaaaaACAAACGTGATGATGACTCCGGTCCAGCGGGCTCTAGTTTCGGTTTTTACGTTAAATTTTCAGGCAATGTAtgactaaaaaaaaacaagtgctcgacttcaaagcatttattggactggtcgcagccagagatagcaaaactccccgactccaccgtcgagccgatcttgaatgcgcagagagcagtacaagagcgcggcgtgtgatagcaaaagctctgctcacaaCATCGCACACGCTACGATAGGGTAATTACGATCGTCTGCTGCAATACTGATATCTTGCACATGCCGCAAGATCAGCATTATCGCTTATGCCAAGTCGGCTTACCGACTGTAGCTTTGTAGCtctaagtacatatattttgtagCTTTGCATTCTTTGGCAATTAAATACTTTTGATTCAGCTTATGCCCCAGCTTGCTGGTGGCTCCTAGTTTTAGTTCTGTTCTTATAACGAAAGCTAACGCTTGTTAATAAACCTTGCTCCGGCAACCAGCCGTAAAcactttgaattattaattcTATACCACTGTACCACAAGGCCAGTGATAAGAGAGACAGTTATCTCTCCAACATAATCTTCATAAAGGATTCTATACCACGGAACCCGCACGAGGACCACCGCATCAAGCAGCTAAGGCTACTTGGACATACGGACAACTTAATTTACACATGTGAATTTTTGCGTGGTCCGCGCAAATCTTCAATTTTCTCCTTCCATATGTCAATCAGCAGGCTCTCAAGCGCGGCACTCCATTTCAccctgccgcctgctgttgTTCTCTTGTTTGCTGCATTGTGtaataatattatatattataaacaataaaaaacaaatatatctACTCAACGTACCACTGGAGGAGTTTTCTGGCACTAAATCCATTTTATTAATAAGTTTTTCAAAAATTTGGTCTGCTGTCCTTCCGAGCTGTTCTGttattgtttttattttttgttaattttgtcACAATCATTGTTTACGTTTTCGCAGTGAATACCATTTTTCCATTGTGAATGACAATTATTCAGAGTTGCATTTGAAAACCATCGGCTAACTATCGCATAGAAACGTGCGGCTTAGGAACATccaaaatggatggtggactaACTGGGAAATTTTCGGAACGGCAAAACCTTACGGACAATCCCCGAAATagatggtggatggtcgtcAGTGTGAATAGCCTATTACCAGGAAGATCATAAGATTTGACTTGGATTTCCATTTCGAACATTTTTCGCCAATATACTACATATATGCTTACTTTTAATGGTGTTGTGCatataatattttcaaatgaGTTCATTCACGATTTACTTTTAGAGTTTTATTTACTTAGTATACAAACAAAAGCCACTCCAAAAGTAAACACTGATTTTGTTTCGTCCTTTGTTTGTTGGTGTAAAGGTGTAACTAACGCATAACCAGCTGCTTTAGGGAATTGTTGGTGAGCGTTCCAGCAGGCCGACAACACACACGCACTCAGGATTTGTCAGAGAATTTACTTCTTGCCAGCACCAATCTTGGCCTTGGCGGTACCACGGACCTTCTTCATCCTGTTGCGACGTTCCTTGCGCTGCTTGCGGGTCTGCTTCTTCTGCTCGAAGAGACCGTGACGGGCCAGGCGGTACTTGGGCTCGAACTTCTTGGCAAAGTCCAGGGTGTCGTAGATGAAGGCAAAGCCAGTGGAGCGGCCGCCACCGAAGTTTGTGCGGAAACCGAAGGCAAAGACGACATCGGGAGTCACCTTGTACATGGCAGCGAGCTTCTCGCGGATCTCGGTCTTGTTGACCGAAGAGAGTCCCGGGTGCAATACATCGCAGACCATTTGTTTCCTGGCAAGCAGGCGGTTGGTCATGAACTTGCGGGTGCGGACTGTGGCGGTTGTACCGGACATTTTGACGGAGCTGAAACACAAAATCCACAGATTAGTCAAACGTTTTACACAAATACTCTAGCAAATGGTTTGCCACTACAAGTTGTTGTTGTCTCTGTGCGAATCAACATAACCTCACTGCAATGAGAATGCTCCGTTGACCAGCCCGAGACTCAACGTGTGACACGCTGCTCGCGGCACTTGTTTACGCACACTTTACGACCGCTGCTTATGTGCGCAGGCATGTGCAGAATTTAGCACGGTCCTTCGGGCTCGTTTTTACCTGTTTTGGGGCTATAATTACCTATTAAAACACTCAAAACGCTTTAAACACGTCTCACTGCGAACGCGAATTTTTAGAAAGGAAAATGGTAGCACTTATCGATAagatataccgtccgacccttagaaatataccaaaatatacggTATcagttttaaaatataccgtaaatatactatTTCTACtattctattttacatattcctcgtttttgattttCCGTCGattattactagctagataaaACATTTTGCCATGCCCcaataattttaaaaatttctgaatcaattttctactcgACTGGCTTGTTTTTAATACGtgcttttattatattttgactaaaacaaggcttaaacaaaatagtttcaacaaaaaaaaaacagtcgcagtgttgctggtatttgaagacatgatgCATGTATAGGCCGTTTTATACCCTATTTCCTACCCTATTCCATACCCTATTACCCTATTCATATGAAGATCATGTTATCCAAAttgtttttaaaacgtaattaataaagttattttctcaaattgatatgttttagacatattcatgcatatgatcattatcttgtatttatatttatcCTTATACCTATTCTTGGTATCTATATCAATGAAATAGGTTTAAAACAGAGACTAAATTGTGTTTGCATTAATTGGAGCCTGagatgacaaacatattctcaattctataacacccatttcccccagggtatgccCAGAAACATTTTCCGTGAATTATGAATGAGACTCATTGTGGCATATCGGTTATTACCGATTCAAATAAAGTCcgaaatatacggtctcattttcaaaaaataCCGATGAATTAttcatattcctcgtttttatacccgatactcataatgagtattggggtatattagatttgtggtaaaagtggatgtgtgtaacgtccagaaggaatcgtttccgaccccataaagtatatatattcttgatcagcatcaatggccgagtcgattgagccctgtctgtctgtccgtccgtccgtctgtccgtctgtccgtccgtccgtccgtccgtctgtccgtccctattagcgcctagtgctcaaagactataagagctagagcaacgatgttttggatccagacttctgtgatatgtcactgctacaaaaatatttcaaaacttcgccccgcccacttccgcccgcACAAttatacgagaaaaccaaaaactcagaatcgtagagaacgaccatatctatccagttgctgaatctggatcagatcatttttatagccaaaaggaacaaatcaatttgcagtggctacgcagcgccgaagtcacgctcagactgattttctgtctctctcgcacgcactctttgtcgtgtcgtttaatattagcggcgtctgccggaggagagccatactgacttagtatcgggtataactgtagagttgcggtgtccgcagcaactcacaacgttcccacTCGTTTATATTTCGTTGAATActactagctagatagaaccctcagccctgcccacataattgtaTCCAATTAATGAACTTATTTTCTAGTTGACTGtcatattttaaatacttgacttTCATAGTTTTTGCCTCAATTTGTATTCCTCAACAACAATATAGAGTCTCGTATGGTGTGAAAACGAACCTATCCCACTTtagccccctctatttaaacagttcaACGTCTTGAGGAAAATGGTAGAATATTCTaattgtaaattcttcttgtagatccatTCTATCCTCTCTTTTTACCCACAAAAACCCCAAAATATGTTTCACCTAAACTAGGCTAAAATTAAAGTTAATCAAGACATATAGTATGAACCTCAGAAATATAACGtctaattttttttaaatttatgttAAATATACCGATCTAAAAatgaacttagcccacttaaccCCCATCTATTTAAACAGTTGAACAATTTGAGTTTAACCGCGGAAAATAATAGTatttgtaaattcttcttgtataTCCATTCTATCCTTTCtatttttcctttcctttccttacgatatctttcacctcAACTGCGTTAAAAATTATTCAATTATTCATTTTCGTAGAGTGTATTTTAATACCCACTGGTCTACAATGGTTCTCTGTACATGATCAATATTCTATGATTTGGATACACACATAGGAATGCTTCGAATAAGTTTCTGACCGTCACTTTCATGGTTTCCCGGGGATTTATTGACTTTAATATTTCTTTTTATCAACTCCCTCATCGTACTCCAAATATACGCATGATTGTTTTGAAAGAACATTCATTACAACGGTTCAAGGTTGCGTTTGATCCTTACAGGTctgaaaatatataaatatttgcgAGTTTCGTCCCTTTCATTGAGTAAGTCTCGTTCTTTATTTTTAGATGAAAAATAtgatataaatattttttttaaattttagtGCAGTGCAATAATATagatatagtgacatatccataattctcCACTTcacatacacattatgtttatgtccAATTCACCCACCCCATCCACAAAAGTAACAGGAcaccactcaagaatcaataactgattcttcccacaCTCCAAGCTAGAGTCCactaatataaacaatggaccccATTGATTCATCAACGCCAAAATCActccactctcgagaaatcgattttTTACAATCatgccactcatgaggaccaatcagaGCTAgtcataaaaccaaggagtatcacatccCTAGCTCCCTCATGTAaagcaacaccgatcgccagcagcggatgcctttcatcaaaaccgacgcatccccaaatatcggtcgaggcacgtacgccaccgacacgaagatgcagccgagaaAAACAACACAAACGACAATGACTGTCTTGGCTCCCAGAGCCAGGGCCTTGAAGATATCAATGCCCTGCATGATGCCCCCATCCAGCATGACCACCAAGTCGTGGCCCAGAGCCTTCACCACTTCTGGAAGGGCCTCTATCGAGGCTGGGACTGTGTCTAATTGACGCGCTCCGTGGTTGGATACGATGATCCCGGCATAGCCAACACTTTGGCGAATACGGCGTCTTCTGCAGTCAATATCCCCTTCACGACGATGGGAAGTTGAGCGAATTTTTTCAGGCACTGGATGTCCTTCCAGGTTATTGTGCGATCGAATTGGCCGGCCACGTACTCATTAATGCCAGAGGTTCCCGTTAGGTTCCCGGGGGCCACGCCGCCGGCCTTCGCACCCAGGAAGTTCGCCAAAGTCAAGTGTGGCGGTAAGCTGAAGTTGTTCCGAGCATCGGCTCGGCGATCTCCGTTGATCGGGGCATCGATGATCAGGACGAGAGCCTTGAAGTTGGAATTCTCCGCACGACGTATCATATTCTCAGTTATCATGCTGGGTTCGGAAAGACATACACACACAAGTGTTAATAATACTCAGGTAATGAGACCCTAAAGCGACCCCATGCCTACCGGTCTTTGTAGATGTACAACTGAAACCATTTGCAGGTGTCGGGTGCGCCGGCGGCCGCCGGTTTGTCCGGCAGCTCTTGCATTGCCTAACTCGCCATCGGGATGAGCCATTTTCTGCATTGCTGTGGGTGCGATCCCCAGCGGCCACTTCATTTGCTCCCCAAAGATCTCACATCCGATGTGCGGTTGGGAAACGCCTCTCAGGCAGCGTGGACGGAGACGAAGCCTTCGGAACGCCTCACGATTTAACCCCAGTGAGAATTGCACCGCTTCTGTAGTAATCCAATGCATTTTTTCCAGCTGCTCTGCTGCCTTTTTCACAAAGTCCTCCACACCAGCGCCATTATAAAGCCGTTATGCTCAGATTATTTGAATATTTAATTGTTGTTAGCACTTCTTGCCGCGACTCCGAGAATCGAACTGAACCCACAAATTTCAAAGGCGAACCTCGATAGTTTCGACAGGCGGCACCGGCACCTGACATGGAAACTGATTACGTAGACCCTAAACAGACAATCATCTAGTTGGACTAAAACGTTTTTCTCCCAGCATTTTTTCGGATCGACCGTTTTTATATATCAATATGTATGATATGATAAATCGATCTTACTTTGCCGGAGCAGTGCAAAATCAGCATTTGTTGAACTTCCTTTGGAACCAAAgtttttatatgctttttgATTGCCCGCTAATATCGATCATACAGCTGACATAGCTATATGATCCTCCAGAATTTCAACTCCCTCGGCTTGTACTCCTGTTCGATGTAATATATACAAAGATATTACAGGGTCGGCAATACTCTtcttctgtaataccctgaaATATAACGAAATTTACTTAAGCTATTTAAAATAGATTAGAGCTTGTTTTGACTTACTTGCATTTCTGATTCAGCTATATTCGGCATCACTGTTTAAAACTGGTTCCCACTCAATGTCTTCttatcgctctctctctcttcgttAGTTACTCTCCGCACTCATTTACGGCAACACGTTATActctctctccatctccatctctctccTCTCCCATGCAAACAACTTATTTCAACCACTACACTATGATCTTTCGTCCCTCTCATCGCTGGAATGACACTGTTGATGTTTTTTTCTGACAAACAACGCGTCGGACGACGATAACGGAGGCAAGTGGAAAATTACCAGGGACTTTACTATGGAACCAAATGTTTTTGCGTCTTGAATTTCAGTCTGAAATTGAATAAATGTCTACTAAATGGCTAGACTGTACTGGTTACACGTGTAAGCCGAGGAATTCTCCTCCAAATGACATTCAGAATCCCTATACAGCACTTGGGGGTCTTATTTCCATCTTCGGTGTTGACTCCATTTATCCAGCTGTGTATCCGTTGTCCGAAACAATCCAGTGTGGGCTTTGCAGGTTTCCATTTCACTTTCACAGATCCCAAGTCGGGACAAGATCTCTACGGAACAGTCTTTCGCCTTCTGAGACAGTCCGTGGACCCGTGGAGAGAGCAAACCTTTGCCAGTGTGCGTGTTTCTACAGGCCCTCACCAACACCTTCACACAGCGCGCTGCTCTCTTTTGTCTCTACTGTCCGTGTGGGAGAGCGCTGTGTGGTGAGCAGAAAAGTGAGCTGGTATTGGTAATTGTAGGCTAAATACCAACACCAATGCAAAGGCGACCGCTCTCTTTCGCTGTTTGGACTCTCTGTTTATGTTTGGAGCCGGTTACGGGCCGGAAAGGATCAGCTGTTTCCACAGCTGTGTGGCGATGGAAATCCTGAAGGAAATTCCTGGATCTTTGCTAATTTGAAGCGAATCGAATAGGAAATATAGGAATGAGGAGGAAACTGTACTTTTCCATTCCATCACGAGTTTCATCACAAAGTCCAGAATTTCTGCTTCTCGTTTTGGGCGAGGCAAGGTACAGAAAAATGGCCTCAGTATAAGTATTTTTAcatatacccgatactcaaaatgagtattggggtatattagatttgtggtaaaaatggatgtgtgtaacgtccagaaggaatcatttccgaccccataaagtatatatattcttgatcagcatcaatagccgagtcgattgagccatgtctgtctgtccgtctgtctgtctgtccgtccgtccgtctgtccgtccccttcagcgcctagtgctcaaagactataagagctagagcaacgatgttttgtatccagatttctgtgatatgtcactgctacaaaaatatttcaaaacttcgccccgcccactttcgcccccacaaaggacgaaaatctgtggcatccccatttttaaagatacgataaagccaaaaacgcagaatcgtagaggatgactatatgttctaaagtgtaaaatctcaaccagatcgtataattattatagccagaatcaagaaaacaatttcattctttctcgctctgtctctctctaacacacaggtttcatggtcggctttgccaattgcaaaatatgagttcaaggatctcagaacctataagagccagagcaaccaaatttggtatccacactcctgtgatatcggaccttgaccgtttcatgtccaaatttcgccacacccccttccgcccccgcaaaggacgaaaatctggggcatccacaaatctcagagactattaaggctagagtaaccaaatttgatgtccgcacttctgttagatctcactataaaacgtatatctcagaatttcgccccacccccttccgcccccacaaagaacgaaaatctgttgcatccacaatattgcagattcgagaaaactaaaaacgcagaatcatagattatgaccatatctatcagactgctgaatctggatcagatcggatcatttgtatacccaaaaggaacaaatcaatttgcactggctacgcagcgcccgacgtcacgctcagactgattttctgtctctctcgcacgcactctttgtcgtgtcgtttaatattagcggcgtctgccggaggagagccatactgactatgtatcgggtataactgtagagttgcggtgtccgcagcaactcacaacgttccccctcgttttgtttgttacttatgtctatgtcactcatatGTTttttaaagctttgcgcttgcttgccctgctaaacgctctctgccagctcgctatATAGGGTAGGTATAGGGGCCTTGCACGAGGTTTCCTATACATGCCCCCTCTCAAGCACAGCTACTTAGAATCGCTTATTATTCTATATAATCTATGTATACACAACCATAAACATGCGATAAGGCAGCGTCGCACTCGCTTTTACTCGCTCTCCCTCTGTTTCGTTCTCTGTCGCTCTGGTCGAGCAGGTTCGAGTCTGTCGGATATAAAAGCAGGCGACGCCGCTCCATGGGTATTCAGTGGAGGCACAAGCAAGCAAGCGAGCTAAACAAGATTAAAAAGTAGTGAGATTTATTAACTAAAAGTAGTGCAAAATGCGTCCGGGACAGACTGTGCCTAACTTCCACGCCGACACCACCAAGGGGCCGATCAACTTCCACGAATGGCAGGGAAACTCGTGAGCTGAATCCAAATCGCATTCATTTCCACTCCCACTAAATACCGAATACCTACtagatttttttttatttttttttttatttttttattaagcgttgaatccgtacattgcatataacgtatcttaacatcactggtaaataatattggggtagccaaacctaatgctaaatgcgagaggacttacaaaaaatataatattataatattgggagggaaacttagagttggccaatagttttggcaaaacccaatctcttcaaccgcctcaaaggcctggcaggtagtaatcgtctggcgagcatactatggtgtctaattagcctgtcactgtatctgctggtgtgccttccaatctgctcctctactgtatgcagattcaaatcccgatgtagggtggagccgcgcacgtaccaagggcagttcgttatttgcctcatggcgcgattctgcaagacctgtatccgtttatagttcgatttggcagctataccacaaatctgcacaccgtagagccagatcggggctacacagtgtacataatctgctcttttggctctcagtgacatggtgcttcttctgttaatcagccaccgcaattgctgcattctttgccgcttatcaagggtgataccgagatactttgcttgctctggttggtccaaagttacgccttcaaactttatgggtggggtgtggtctatgagcgctttcagggtgaagcatggattggtggtcttcagtgggttgacttttaaattccatcttttgcaccaagctgccaaagagtagaggtactcttggagaccatctgctgcctcaaggcggcacttggagctgtagagcagtgctatatcgtccgcgtaggtagcaagcagagcctttggggggcctccatatgttgctcgcttggggagggtagatctgcagtatagatagagtaaagcagcgggccaaggacgctgccctgtggaactccagctctcatttggcaatgtgttgaatgtgtgttcctgaacctgaccataaactgacgtccttccaagtatgatcgtaggacaccgtagtatggtgctgggaacagttttttaattttgctcagtaggccGATATGCCAACCTCTACCGAAGGCTTGCTGCATATTAATGAAGACTGCATTGCAGTATTCTAGATCATCATAGGCCTGTAGGATGTGTCCTGCCAATCTGTGGACTTGCTCCACTGTGCCGTGTCCCTCCCGAAAGCCAAACTGGTGATCCGGCAAGATACGGCATTCCTTGATTATACTACCAAGACGATTGGCAAGAAGCCTCTCCCATACCTTAGATAAGGAAGACAAAAGACTTATTGGCCGATACGACTCAGGGTCGTCCTCCGGTTTTCCAGGCTTATGGATCATCAGGATTGTTGCTATCTTCCACTGCTTagggaaaaactgcatccttaacATGGCGTTAAAAATGAGCACTATGTAGAGTATCGCCCGAGTAGGCAATGCTTTCAGTGTGGAATTTCACACTCTGTAGGGACTTGATGACTTCAACAATCtcctcagccctggctggtttaatgggtaaggccatttgtagaggtgtttgcagactatcttttgtctctttgtactgcgcctccgtggcgaattggtaatgggtgaacctgtcccctaaatgatgtgcaaacgaattggcctgctcttcttcgtttctAGCAAGTTCACCGTTGGGACACCGGATGGGAATCTGTCTTGACGgttgtctcttaagagacttaGTGATCTTCCAAAGCGAATATCCAGCATCCACGGTGTAATCCATGGAAGcaagcttttgttcaaagaagttgcttcgaagttctctcagggtgtttcgaagttgcttggcagcccggttccatagaattcggtctatgggtcttgagatcggattgcgcgtCTGCGAAGGCTCCTTTTTTGTGACAAAAgctctctggcctctcttGTAAGAACTATTCCATAGGCGGCGCTTGTCGGAGGATGCGAGGGCGTTGAGGCAGCAGCTGCCATGTGTATACTCTCTGTGATGTTATCTACAGCCATCTCGATATCTTCCTCAGAGTTTTGCGTGACGTTCAGTTGAATCGACCTCTCCAAATGTTGCCTAAATGCGAGCAGATCAGTGTGCTTGGTGACTAGATGAGGGCTTGGATTTTctataatgccatctgttttaatgctgatgactaaggccagatggtcggagtccagatcccagctctgacttattgttgctcgagaatccggaataccatgatgtactgcgaagtctatgcaggacggattgagtacatatgggtacctggttggtgatccagttgcaaggatcttagcgccagtagcagagatggcttccgctagctctcgcccctaggggaatt is part of the Drosophila miranda strain MSH22 chromosome Y unlocalized genomic scaffold, D.miranda_PacBio2.1 Contig_Y1_pilon, whole genome shotgun sequence genome and harbors:
- the LOC108159426 gene encoding 40S ribosomal protein S24, which produces MSGTTATVRTRKFMTNRLLARKQMVCDVLHPGLSSVNKTEIREKLAAMYKVTPDVVFAFGFRTNFGGGRSTGFAFIYDTLDFAKKFEPKYRLARHGLFEQKKQTRKQRKERRNRMKKVRGTAKAKIGAGKK